The DNA window GTCGTAAGCTGTTGGAAACGTAAGGCGCACTTTTTCCAACTTTGACTGCGATTTCGCCTGTCGAAAGGTTAAATTCATCCATCAGTCTTCTGAATGCTTGTGCCCGCTCGAGTGGATTGAGGTCGACTCTCTGGACGTTCTCGATGATGGCCATCTCGAGCATTCCCTGAGGAGTTGTTTCTTTAATAATTACAGGGACTTTAGAAAGACCGGCAATTTTACTTGCTCGCCACCTTCTTTCGCCAGCAATTATTTGATAACCGGCAGGGGTTTTGGCGACGACGAGTGGTTCGAGAACTCCGTTTTCACGGATTGAATCTACAAGTTCTACAAGTGAGTCGGTTGTAATTAGCCCACGCGGTTGGAGAGGGTTGGGCTGAAGCATATCGATGTCGATCTCGAAAATTTGGACTTCTTCCATGGTTTTGCAGACTTTTTAAGACTGCGAGACGAAAACGTACTTTCGGCCTAGCTTTTGCTTAAATTGGACTGTGCCTTGGGTAATTGCGAAGATTGTGTGATCTCGGCCGATCATTGTTCCTTCGCCTGAATAAAACACCGTGCCTCTTTGTCTGATTATGATGTTGCCAGGAATAACTTTTTGACCGGCGTAAACCTTTACACCCAGTCTTTTACCTGCCGAATCCCTGTTTTTAGCGGTCGCGCCGCCACCTTTTTTATGAGCCATTTTAGTCTCCTACGGAGAAT is part of the Candidatus Curtissbacteria bacterium genome and encodes:
- a CDS encoding ParB/RepB/Spo0J family partition protein, which produces MEEVQIFEIDIDMLQPNPLQPRGLITTDSLVELVDSIRENGVLEPLVVAKTPAGYQIIAGERRWRASKIAGLSKVPVIIKETTPQGMLEMAIIENVQRVDLNPLERAQAFRRLMDEFNLSTGEIAVKVGKSAPYVSNSLRLLTLPDALKDALASGATTEGHARALSSLEDPHLIVEAYKMVLSQNLSVRGAEELARKLKARENIAPKQQKPALRLQNEELDKYQADLTQKLSNGDVKAAVKISQSRVESKMLIVIKGNVEKTSEVIKRIRDLVVNS
- the rpmA gene encoding 50S ribosomal protein L27 — encoded protein: MAHKKGGGATAKNRDSAGKRLGVKVYAGQKVIPGNIIIRQRGTVFYSGEGTMIGRDHTIFAITQGTVQFKQKLGRKYVFVSQS